The sequence GACTTTGAGTTCAAGTCTCTTCCAGCAGACAAATCCTTCACCATCACCATAGAGGCAAAGGGCTATAAGACCCAGACCATCAATATCAAAACCGATAAGGATTATAATCTGGGCGAGATAATACTTGCGTCTAACTAAAATGAAATAAAGGAGAAAATAGTATGAAGACAGTAAAGGATACAGCAGGGACACCATATGAGGCGGCAAAGCACTTTGGTGTATTCGGATTGCAGAAATTTGTTGAGGAATCAAAGAGGGTAAAGGTCTTTTATTCCTACTTTCAGCCAAACGGCGGGGCAGAGATGGCAGGCTCCCCCACTGAAAAGATCTATTATGTGGCAAATGGCTCTATAACAGTAAACGGCAAGAATGAGACTCATGTCCTGAACAAGGGAGACCTCATCTTTATAGGGGCAAATGAAGAGCGTGAGATGAAGGTAATTGGCGGTAAACCCGCAGAGGTACTGGTATTTATTATTACTCCTTAATTTAAAACAGGTTTTTTCCCTTGACCTGTAAATTGATATTTTCTATAGTCGGAGACCAAACTTAAGAAAGGAGTATAAAATGTTCAGACTAGACGGAAAAGTTGCAATAATAAACGGTGGTGCAGGGGGCTTAGGAGAAGCATGTGCAGTGGCCTTTGCAGCACAGGGAGCAAAGGTAGTAATAGCCGATGTAAACCTTGAGGGTTCAAAGAAGGTTGCGGAAAAAATAGGTCCTGATGCAATGGGGTTGGCCGTTAATGTTGCCAGTGAAGAATCGGTTGCTGAGGTGGCAAAGGCAGTAGTGGAAAAGTATGGCACAATAGATATCCTGGTAAATGCACACGGTATAAACATCAAGATGCCTGCTGTTGACATCAATATAGACAACTGGGACAAGATGTTCCAGGTAAATGTAAGGGGCGTTATGATCCCATGCAAAGTCATCGGTAAGATCATGATTGAAAAGAAAAAGGGCAAGATAATCAATTTCTCATCAGTAAGAGGCATCAGAGGCACTGATGGCGGTAACATGCCCTATGGCGCCACAAAAGGTGCTGTTGACATGATAACCCGTATGCTGGCAGCCGAATGGGCGCCATATGGAATCAACGTTAATGCAGTTGGCCCATCTGTTGTAATGACCGAGAATTTCAGAAAGGCTGTTGCCCCTGAAAGACTTGAAATTCTCAAATCAAAGACACTGTTCAAGAAATTCCTTGACCCGGAAGATATAGCAGCCGCCTGTGTATACCTTGCTTCAAAGGAGGCTGATAATATAACAGGCCTTATTCACTATGTTGATGGCGGCTTGACCGCAATAGGGTAGTAGAAATATTTTGTCTTAAACCAGGGGTAGTAACCATTATTGATTATTACCCGGAAATTATAGATTAATAAAAATCTAATTACATAATAAAGAGGAGGATTTAATTATGGCATACATGCCGCTGAACAAAAAAAGGATGTACCTTGACAGAAAAAAGATGACGAAGATTTATGACCTCTCACAGCCCTGGGGTGTTGATACACCTCTCTGGCCCTTTCCCGGTCCCCGTCAGGACCTGCTTTTTCCCCGCGGACAGTACCTTGGCCGTTTTCATAAACGTACCATGACCTATACCGGTACACTCCATGCCGGGACACATATGGACGCACCAAATCATGTTCTCCATGAAGAAGAGGTTGACAGGAAACGCAATGGTTATTCATTGAACGAACTGCCCCTTGAATACTGCGTTGGAACCGGTGTTATCCTTGATATGCGCCACATGAAAGACGAGTTTGAGAAGAAATGGAAGACAGGGTTTGAGCCTGATCTGTGGAAGATCATTATGCCTGAGGATGTAGAAAAGGCATGCAAGAAGGATAAGCTTGAGATCAAAGAAAATGACTGGGTAGTAATGAACACAGGTTTTCATCATTACTGGAGAATAAATAATGACAAGTATTATAACTATTACCCGGGCATGGGTCCTGAGGTTGCGGAATATCTGATTCATGAAAAGAAGATTAAGGGCGTTACAGGCACCTGGGGCGCAACAGATTCTCCACTGTGGCATTATCCTCTCAAGGAACAGATGCCCTGGCTCCATACCGCATACTGCAAGGCAACAGGCAGAAATCCTGATGAAGATTTTCCGGATTATGAACCATGCCATCGTATGTTCATGCAGGCAGGGTGTATCACAGTAGAAAACGCTGGCGGCGATGTTGATGAGATCACAGGAAAGCGCATGATTATTGCTGCTTTACCCTTCCGCTGCGAAATGGCAGATGGTGGTTTCGTAAGACTTGTTGCATGGAAAGAGGGATCATTCTAATCCATAGTTTTACATGCCTTTATAATGAAATTAAAACCGAGCCTGTTATAGGCTCGGTTTTGTTTTATAGTGACCTGATATGATAAAAAATACAGAAGGTATTAATTATTTTTTTAAACCCGAATCCATTGTGGTTATCGGGGCCTCCGACGTGGCTGCGACCTTTGGTACAAGATATTTGCAGGCATTGATGGATATAGGCTTTAAAGGCCGGCTCTATGCGGTTAATTATAAGGGTGATGAAACCCTCGGACTAAAGATATACCGCAGTGTAATGGAACTGCCTGGAACACCGGAACTTGCCTGTATATGCGTTTCTGCAAAATATGGACCTGATGTTTTAAGAGAGTGCCATAAAAAGGGTGTAAAGGCAGCTATCATCCTGAGCGCAGGTTTCAGTGAATATGACGAAGAGGGTAAGAGGCTCGAAAGGGAGATTGTTGAGATTGCAAGAGAGGGGATAAGGGTTATGGGGCCAAACTGCTTTGGCACCTATTGCCCTGCCGGCAGGGTAACCGTTGTACCCGGGGGCCATTTCCCTAAAGAGGCAGGGGGAGTTGCACTATTAACCCAGAGCGGTCAGCTGGCAGAGGGTATAACCGCGCCTGCCTTTGGCGAGGGGGTGAGATACTCAAAGGTCGCAAGCTATGGAAACGCATGCAACACAAATGAGGCCGATCTTCTTGAATACCTGATGCGGGATAATGAGACACAAATCTTTTCAGCATATCTTGAAGGGGTAAGGGACGGTCGCAGGTTTTTTAATATTGCAAGGGTAAACAGGGGTAAAAAACCCATTATTATCTGGAAGGTGGGTTTAACAAACATGGGCGCTGCCGCCGCATCTTCACATACAGGCTCCCTTGCCGGCGATTCTATCGTTTGGGACACATTTTTTAAACAGACAGGGGCAATCAGGGTAGAGACCCGCGAGGAGCTTATTGATACATCTATCGGGTTTTCATGTCTTCCTTCAGGGACAGGCACTGGTGTGGCATTTATAAGCGGAGGGGGGGCAGGTACTGTCATAGGCGCTGATGCATGTGAAATGGCAGGGATGCATTTACCCTCATTTACAGCAGGTACAGCAGCAAGGTTGAATGAGCTGCTCCCTTCAGCAGGCACAATTGCAAAAAATCCCCTTGATATAGGCACACCTCATCCGCCCCTTGAGATCTTTACAAAGGTGCTGGAGGCGCTCGCTGAAAGTGACGGGGTTGATGTAATAGTCATAAGAAGGATCTTTTTTGCCATAAAGGCCGCAAGATATTTTGCAGGCGCCCATGCACCCTCTCCTGATCAGGTAGAGGCCATTAAACAGGTGCCGGTAAATATAAAACAAAAATATAA comes from Desulfatiglans sp. and encodes:
- a CDS encoding cupin domain-containing protein, encoding MKTVKDTAGTPYEAAKHFGVFGLQKFVEESKRVKVFYSYFQPNGGAEMAGSPTEKIYYVANGSITVNGKNETHVLNKGDLIFIGANEEREMKVIGGKPAEVLVFIITP
- a CDS encoding SDR family oxidoreductase; the encoded protein is MFRLDGKVAIINGGAGGLGEACAVAFAAQGAKVVIADVNLEGSKKVAEKIGPDAMGLAVNVASEESVAEVAKAVVEKYGTIDILVNAHGINIKMPAVDINIDNWDKMFQVNVRGVMIPCKVIGKIMIEKKKGKIINFSSVRGIRGTDGGNMPYGATKGAVDMITRMLAAEWAPYGINVNAVGPSVVMTENFRKAVAPERLEILKSKTLFKKFLDPEDIAAACVYLASKEADNITGLIHYVDGGLTAIG
- a CDS encoding acetate--CoA ligase family protein, with the translated sequence MIKNTEGINYFFKPESIVVIGASDVAATFGTRYLQALMDIGFKGRLYAVNYKGDETLGLKIYRSVMELPGTPELACICVSAKYGPDVLRECHKKGVKAAIILSAGFSEYDEEGKRLEREIVEIAREGIRVMGPNCFGTYCPAGRVTVVPGGHFPKEAGGVALLTQSGQLAEGITAPAFGEGVRYSKVASYGNACNTNEADLLEYLMRDNETQIFSAYLEGVRDGRRFFNIARVNRGKKPIIIWKVGLTNMGAAAASSHTGSLAGDSIVWDTFFKQTGAIRVETREELIDTSIGFSCLPSGTGTGVAFISGGGAGTVIGADACEMAGMHLPSFTAGTAARLNELLPSAGTIAKNPLDIGTPHPPLEIFTKVLEALAESDGVDVIVIRRIFFAIKAARYFAGAHAPSPDQVEAIKQVPVNIKQKYNKPVVIILPEDLTGTEDIELEQERRELRDFYFRHGIPVFRSEQRAFVALGYLAGFRKDQGIHIDIPAKIDTESKGRALFLDTIKNAGSSVLDEIQCKKILKEYGLESTEPVLCKTEKDAVTAAENFGYPVVMKIISPQITHKSDIGAVKLNLKNANDVKTAFNDIMSVSREKAPNATLEGVSVQRMARPGLELVIGMTKDQQFGPMVMFGMGGTLVEVLKDISFRITPLSRQDASEMIRETKVYTLLKGYRGQASVDIPYLEELLLKVSAMVKENPEIKEMDINPLFAYEKNAVAVDARIILEAETI